A single region of the Terriglobales bacterium genome encodes:
- a CDS encoding DUF507 family protein: MSRLSRDKVNVVARAVAEGLAQMDDIEFIEDKNTIRLEVRRLLEELLKEEEKIDAAARQKIESQRRTITEGSVEWDILYRKYYNEEVKKLGI, encoded by the coding sequence ATGAGCAGGCTTTCCCGAGACAAAGTAAATGTGGTGGCTCGAGCTGTGGCCGAGGGCCTGGCGCAAATGGACGACATCGAGTTCATTGAGGACAAGAACACCATCCGGCTGGAAGTCCGCCGTCTGCTTGAAGAGTTGCTGAAGGAAGAAGAGAAGATCGACGCGGCCGCGCGCCAGAAGATCGAGAGCCAACGGCGAACCATCACCGAGGGCAGCGTAGAGTGGGATATTCTCTACCGCAAGTACTATAACGAAGAAGTGAAAAAGCTCGGCATCTGA